In Candidatus Bipolaricaulota bacterium, the sequence CTCCCCGGCGCCCGAGATCACCCCACCGCCTCAGGTGACCGACCTCACATCCGTCCTGACCGGGGGGGATTTCTCCCCGCAGGCGGTTGCCGCACTCCTCGGGATCGACCAGAACCTCGTCGGAACACTCGTGATCAGATCGCGGGGTGAGGAGCTGCGGCTCCTCCTCATCCGTCTTGAGGCCGGAGTGCGGAACGGCCTGTTCGGGGAGGATCTGCTAGCCAGCATCGATCCGCTCATCGGAACAGGGGCGGTGATGGTGTGGGCCCTCTCCCCGACCGGGGCACAGTTCTCCCCGTGGCGATTCTACATCCAACAGGGCGGGACGAACTATGTCTTCTTCAGTCCCTCCTCGTTTGCCGCCCTCACCCCCGGATTCCTCGACACAAAACGGGTCGAGCCCGGGACGATCGCCGCCGGGGTGATCAAGCTTCCCAAGGGAGTCAAGCGCGACGCCGTTTTCTCGGTCTACTACGGAACTTCCAAGGTCGATTTCGCACCGCTGCCGTGAAACTGATCCTCGCCTCGTCCTCGCCGCGGCGGATCGAGCTATTATCCCGGATTACCTCGAATTTCATCGCCATCCCGAGCGACGTCGACGAGTCCACGTCCGGCCCGCCGGAGGCCCGGGTCCTCGCCCTCGCGCGGGCGAAGGCGGAGTGGGTGGCGAGGCGGCATCACGGCCTGGTGATCGGGGCGGACACGATCGTCGTCCTCGACGACGAACCTCTGGGAAAGCCCGCGTCCCGGGCCGCAGCGCGGGAGATGCTCGCGAGATTGAGCGGGAGGTCGCACCGTGTCCTCACCGGTCTCCACGTCGTCTCCACGTTCACCGGCCAGTGGCAGGAATCGTGCGAGGAGACCGAGGTCGTCTTCCGGGAGCTGGCCGACGAAGAGATCGAGTGGTACCTGGACACGGGCGAGTACACGGACAAGGCCGGAGGGTACGGGATTCAGGGGAAGGGGGCGATCTTCGTGGAGAAGATCCGCGGGGACTACTTCAACGTGATGGGCCTCCCCCTCTGTCGCCTCTACCTGATGCTGCGCTCCCTCGGCTACCGATTGCCCCGCGGCCCGGCCGACGGATAGAATCTGCGAAAAGGAGGTCAAATGGCGCAGGGAAAGAAGCTATCGATCATCGATCTGCAGAGGATGAAACAGGAGGGGGAGAAGATCGCGTGGATCACCGCGTACGATTACCCGACCGCCCAGTTCGCCGCGGCGGCGGGGATGGACATGCTCCTCGTCGGGGACTCCCTCGGGATGTGCGTCTACGGGTACGAGAGCACCGTGCCGGTGACGATGGATCAATGCATCGTCCACTGCCAGGCGGTCCGGCGCGGAGCGCCGAACACGTTCGTCCTCGGAGACATGCCGTTCATGAGCTATCAGGGAAGCGACGCCGAGGCGGTAAAGAACGCGGGGCGGTTCATCAAGGAGGCCGGGGTCGACGGGATCAAGCTCGAGGGCGGGAAGCGCGTCATCAGCCGGATCAAAGCGATCCTCGACGCCGGGATCGTCGTCTGCGGCCACATCGGGCTCACTCCGCAGAGCTCGGGGCAGCTCGGCGGGCACAAGGCGCAGGGGCGCACGGTCGCCTCGGCCAAGCTTTTGATCGAGGACGCCCTGGCGATCGAGGAGGCCGGAGCGCAGATGCTCCTCCTCGAGGCTGTCCCGCCCGAGGTCGCCGGGTTCATCGCGAAGAAGCTCTCCATCCCGGTCTTAAGCATCGGCGCCGGCCCGTACTGCGACGGGCAGCTCCTCATCGTCTCCGATCTGATCGGCCAGTTCCAGGCGTTCACCCCGAAGTTCGTGAAGAAGTACGCCAACG encodes:
- the maf gene encoding septum formation protein Maf, which produces MKLILASSSPRRIELLSRITSNFIAIPSDVDESTSGPPEARVLALARAKAEWVARRHHGLVIGADTIVVLDDEPLGKPASRAAAREMLARLSGRSHRVLTGLHVVSTFTGQWQESCEETEVVFRELADEEIEWYLDTGEYTDKAGGYGIQGKGAIFVEKIRGDYFNVMGLPLCRLYLMLRSLGYRLPRGPADG
- the panB gene encoding 3-methyl-2-oxobutanoate hydroxymethyltransferase; this translates as MAQGKKLSIIDLQRMKQEGEKIAWITAYDYPTAQFAAAAGMDMLLVGDSLGMCVYGYESTVPVTMDQCIVHCQAVRRGAPNTFVLGDMPFMSYQGSDAEAVKNAGRFIKEAGVDGIKLEGGKRVISRIKAILDAGIVVCGHIGLTPQSSGQLGGHKAQGRTVASAKLLIEDALAIEEAGAQMLLLEAVPPEVAGFIAKKLSIPVLSIGAGPYCDGQLLIVSDLIGQFQAFTPKFVKKYANVAQVVTDALSAYIDDVKAGRFPADEHCYHMLKGEKEKFEELIKDYE